One part of the Brachyspira sp. SAP_772 genome encodes these proteins:
- a CDS encoding peptidase M30, hyicolysin has translation MMKKIFVLILISLNTLILNANINSILNQNKTYEIYKADYKEKTFNAVRYINNNYSKDKIKAKNIYSTSSIDVYLENGLTVDEKILKEILSQTMKAYELEKYLYGDIKTKLILLIMDINGGHTGSKPYMQGYSIFEGNYSEIENENKNIIFLDYINGWDNVDSVLNTIIHELQHIIHYSNLRESKKTDFDVWVDEALSEAAVIAYRGYLPENRLQYYNSDSMYLITKGDYFVNWSGGYTVHKYATVSLFMYWLAIHSKNGFEIYKDIANAPEEYKHTYKAILYAANKNIKQFKDWSELYATWLEANYRNETSGLYGYKGIINTKPKVITASANFPMSPGSAIYIQGDFFSDDKLLRYVELGNNVYVVYNPDVNAKGKDRYLILNSYY, from the coding sequence ATGATGAAAAAAATCTTTGTATTAATCTTAATATCATTAAACACATTAATACTAAATGCAAACATCAATAGCATATTAAATCAAAATAAAACCTACGAAATATATAAAGCTGATTATAAAGAAAAAACATTCAATGCAGTAAGATATATTAATAACAATTATTCAAAAGATAAAATAAAAGCAAAAAATATATATTCAACTTCAAGCATAGATGTATATTTAGAAAATGGACTTACAGTAGATGAAAAAATATTAAAAGAAATATTATCACAAACAATGAAAGCTTATGAATTAGAAAAATATTTATACGGCGATATAAAAACAAAATTAATACTTCTTATAATGGATATAAACGGCGGACACACAGGATCTAAGCCATATATGCAAGGCTATTCTATATTTGAAGGTAATTACAGTGAGATAGAAAATGAAAACAAGAATATAATATTTTTAGATTATATAAACGGCTGGGATAATGTTGATTCTGTATTAAACACAATAATTCATGAGCTTCAGCATATAATTCATTACAGCAACTTAAGAGAAAGCAAAAAAACAGATTTTGATGTGTGGGTGGACGAGGCATTATCAGAAGCGGCAGTAATAGCATATAGAGGATACTTACCAGAAAATCGTCTTCAATACTATAACAGCGATTCTATGTATCTTATCACCAAAGGAGATTATTTTGTTAATTGGTCTGGAGGATACACTGTGCATAAATATGCAACTGTTTCGCTTTTTATGTATTGGCTAGCTATACATTCAAAAAACGGCTTTGAAATATATAAAGACATAGCAAACGCCCCAGAAGAATATAAACACACTTACAAAGCAATTCTATACGCTGCAAATAAAAACATAAAGCAGTTTAAAGATTGGAGCGAACTATATGCTACATGGCTTGAGGCTAATTATAGAAATGAAACAAGCGGTTTATACGGATATAAGGGAATAATAAACACAAAACCAAAAGTTATAACAGCATCTGCGAACTTCCCGATGTCTCCGGGTTCTGCAATATATATACAGGGAGATTTTTTCTCTGATGATAAACTTCTTAGATATGTTGAGCTTGGCAACAATGTTTATGTGGTTTATAATCCAGATGTTAATGCTAAAGGCAAAGACAGATATTTAATACTAAACTCATATTATTGA